In the Victivallis sp. Marseille-Q1083 genome, one interval contains:
- a CDS encoding SGNH/GDSL hydrolase family protein: MKFGILTTLFLAAATLAAAAELEIVAPWTFAFAGTRFAVPPPQSIQVNQEFYEALPLYRALDNWTAGTVLRQLAAAECSLPGALEAASVQVELADGTPLTQGRDYQFSEKWAALGRLEGGAIGPDSAVKISYRYRPMRLDSVIAAPSGQLRYAIGRPAVALPELPPLQEGERRLLNVFLEPGTEKLERTNLYPIQETVAEPANAAANAAAQRRFLPNTLEKLRKGEKVRILAWGDSVTAGTYLPEAQRWQFQLVERLRRCYPAARIELITNGWGGRVMPSFHAEPPGSEFNYAETVLGAEPDLVISEFVNDAGMAPEVWPQAYSKTLADFRARGFEWIILTPHYIYPEGMGLTAQNGPALENDPRPYVAFLRKFAADHQIALADAAGRYGRLWREGIPYNIMMVNGINHPDGRGMAIYADALMAIFAAGEANH; the protein is encoded by the coding sequence ATGAAATTCGGAATTCTGACCACATTGTTTCTGGCCGCCGCCACGCTGGCGGCGGCAGCGGAACTGGAAATTGTCGCGCCGTGGACCTTCGCCTTCGCCGGGACGCGTTTTGCCGTGCCGCCGCCGCAATCGATCCAGGTGAATCAGGAGTTTTACGAGGCCCTGCCGCTTTACCGTGCTTTGGACAACTGGACAGCGGGGACGGTCCTGCGGCAGCTGGCCGCCGCCGAGTGTTCGCTGCCCGGTGCGCTCGAAGCAGCTTCCGTGCAAGTGGAGCTGGCGGACGGCACGCCGCTGACGCAGGGCCGCGATTATCAATTTTCGGAGAAATGGGCGGCATTGGGCCGGCTGGAAGGCGGCGCCATCGGACCGGACAGCGCGGTCAAAATCAGCTATCGCTACCGGCCGATGCGCCTGGATTCGGTGATCGCCGCTCCATCGGGACAACTGCGCTATGCAATCGGCCGGCCGGCGGTGGCATTGCCGGAATTGCCGCCGCTGCAAGAGGGGGAACGCCGGTTGTTGAATGTCTTTCTGGAACCCGGGACGGAAAAATTGGAACGGACCAATCTTTACCCCATTCAGGAAACCGTCGCCGAACCGGCCAACGCGGCGGCCAACGCGGCGGCCCAACGGCGCTTCCTGCCGAACACCCTGGAGAAATTGCGAAAAGGCGAAAAAGTGCGCATTCTCGCCTGGGGCGACAGCGTCACCGCCGGCACCTATTTGCCGGAAGCGCAGCGTTGGCAATTCCAGCTGGTCGAACGATTGCGCCGGTGTTATCCCGCCGCGCGGATCGAGCTGATCACCAATGGCTGGGGCGGCCGGGTAATGCCGTCTTTCCACGCCGAACCGCCCGGATCCGAATTCAATTATGCGGAGACGGTGCTCGGCGCCGAACCGGATCTGGTGATTTCCGAATTCGTCAACGATGCGGGAATGGCGCCGGAAGTCTGGCCGCAGGCTTATTCGAAAACACTGGCCGATTTCCGGGCCCGCGGCTTCGAATGGATCATCCTGACACCGCACTATATTTACCCGGAAGGAATGGGGCTGACCGCTCAAAACGGACCCGCCCTGGAAAACGATCCGCGCCCCTATGTCGCTTTCCTGCGGAAATTCGCCGCCGACCATCAGATTGCCCTCGCCGACGCGGCCGGACGTTACGGCCGGCTGTGGCGGGAGGGAATTCCCTACAATATCATGATGGTCAACGGCATCAATCATCCGGATGGACGTGGCATGGCCATCTATGCCGACGCGTTGATGGCCATCTTCGCCGCCGGGGAGGCAAACCACTGA
- a CDS encoding LacI family DNA-binding transcriptional regulator, with protein sequence MNIVEIARKFSVSPVTVSNALNYRKGVAEALARQIRDYAGSIGYQPNYLARSLLSGRTGTIGVCLCVPPATPWFCNLLSQLQHRLAEENYYANTIIINPFESGDRLQREKWALNFFRQIKTEAILFGPLDVERFSLLRRELTALPRLVVFDALETLPVPHVGLDMSGSCEMAMQYLFQAGHRQIGYLGLNHFDATSPSPYTRYARYRDFLARHGLPFQPDWVIHTPRLLPEPTMLADLKRLLLRPDRVSAFFCHDDSFAMLAFKAAAECGRRIPEDLALISFDNQPSAWLANPGLSSIYFDLDDYIDHLLEITLELLNASPDSPPPLRQHRATAKLAERESIIPLAESQFDQKFSIGS encoded by the coding sequence ATGAACATCGTTGAAATAGCCCGCAAATTCTCCGTTTCCCCGGTGACGGTCAGCAATGCGCTGAACTACCGCAAGGGGGTCGCGGAAGCCTTGGCCCGGCAGATCAGGGATTACGCCGGCAGCATCGGCTACCAGCCGAACTATCTGGCCCGTTCCCTGCTCTCCGGCCGGACCGGCACGATCGGGGTATGTTTATGCGTGCCGCCGGCGACGCCGTGGTTCTGCAATCTGTTGTCCCAGTTGCAGCACCGGCTGGCCGAGGAGAACTATTACGCCAATACCATCATCATCAATCCTTTCGAAAGCGGCGACCGCCTGCAGCGGGAAAAATGGGCGTTGAACTTTTTCCGCCAGATCAAAACCGAGGCAATTCTGTTCGGCCCGCTGGATGTCGAACGCTTCAGTCTGTTGCGCCGGGAATTGACGGCTCTGCCGCGGCTGGTGGTGTTCGACGCGCTCGAAACGCTGCCGGTACCGCATGTCGGGCTGGATATGTCCGGCAGTTGCGAAATGGCGATGCAATACCTCTTTCAGGCCGGACACCGCCAGATCGGCTATCTCGGCCTCAATCATTTCGACGCCACTTCGCCGTCGCCCTATACCCGGTACGCGCGCTACCGTGATTTTCTGGCCAGGCACGGTCTGCCGTTTCAGCCGGACTGGGTCATTCATACGCCTCGACTGCTGCCGGAGCCGACAATGCTGGCGGATTTGAAACGATTGCTTCTCCGGCCAGACCGGGTCAGCGCCTTTTTCTGCCACGACGACAGTTTCGCCATGCTGGCCTTCAAGGCGGCGGCAGAATGCGGCCGGCGGATTCCGGAGGATCTCGCGTTGATCAGCTTCGATAACCAGCCGAGCGCCTGGCTGGCCAATCCCGGCTTGAGTTCGATCTATTTCGATCTGGACGACTATATCGATCACCTGCTGGAAATCACGCTGGAGCTGTTAAATGCGTCCCCCGACTCGCCGCCGCCGCTCCGGCAACACCGGGCCACGGCCAAACTGGCGGAACGCGAAAGTATAATCCCGCTGGCGGAATCGCAATTCGACCAAAAATTTTCGATTGGGAGCTAA
- the ptsP gene encoding phosphoenolpyruvate--protein phosphotransferase — translation MTSEAVQEKIHRGIAASPGFAIGKVLVVKDGGAAYTEPPKSAIAPEAVFQEIQRFEEALEKTRNDLTALQTQLQEKVNAAEARILDAHLLILDDQMLQNEVTSMIRNQSCNAEYAFYKIVERYVKAIMMMSDNYIKERAADIRDVAARVLAHLQNFHKIALNELLDQRIIIADELTPSDTAALDRSKVLGFAITTGSKTSHTAILARSMQLPALVGIPAELLQTLHTGDKIIIDGFAGILITAPAERTEELYRAKIEEESKLYSDLTKDNRLRPETLDGFMVQLSANIESVSGLDQIARYGACGIGLFRTEYLFLSKPQLPTEDEQYTIYRQLLDAVGNDPVIIRTLDIGGDKMEQSIQRYAEANPFLGLRGIRLCLHECRDLLRTQLRALLRASVHGTLRVMLPMISCVEEVIEVKALIKELQLELRGEKREFAEHLELGAMIETPVAALMVNSLAGLVDFFSLGTNDLIQYTMAIDRSNERVAYLYQPTHPAVLELIWRCAQEARRHNIWVSVCGQMAGDPRFTALLVGLGVHELSMPPQAVAPVRRVIRQMRLYEAEATAQAAMSCSTADDAMKIAVDFLNQVAPEISQLVVQ, via the coding sequence GTGACGTCTGAAGCAGTGCAGGAAAAGATCCACCGCGGCATCGCGGCGTCCCCCGGTTTCGCCATCGGCAAGGTGCTGGTGGTCAAAGATGGCGGGGCCGCCTATACCGAACCGCCGAAAAGCGCCATCGCCCCCGAGGCGGTTTTCCAGGAAATCCAACGGTTCGAAGAGGCGCTGGAAAAAACCCGCAACGACCTGACCGCGCTGCAGACGCAACTGCAGGAAAAAGTCAATGCGGCGGAAGCGCGGATTCTCGACGCCCACCTGCTCATTCTCGACGACCAGATGCTGCAGAACGAAGTCACGTCGATGATCCGCAATCAAAGCTGCAACGCCGAATATGCGTTTTACAAGATCGTGGAACGTTACGTCAAAGCGATCATGATGATGTCGGACAATTACATCAAAGAGCGGGCCGCCGACATCCGCGACGTCGCCGCCAGGGTGCTGGCCCATCTGCAGAATTTTCACAAGATCGCCCTCAACGAACTGCTGGACCAGCGCATCATCATCGCCGACGAACTGACGCCGTCGGATACCGCCGCGCTGGACCGGAGCAAGGTGCTCGGCTTCGCCATCACCACCGGCAGCAAAACCTCGCACACCGCCATTCTGGCGCGCTCCATGCAATTGCCGGCCCTGGTCGGCATTCCGGCGGAATTGCTCCAGACGCTGCATACCGGCGATAAAATCATCATCGACGGTTTCGCCGGCATTCTGATCACCGCCCCGGCGGAGCGGACCGAGGAACTCTACCGGGCCAAAATCGAAGAGGAAAGCAAACTTTACAGCGACCTGACCAAAGACAACCGGCTGCGGCCGGAAACGCTGGACGGCTTCATGGTCCAATTGTCCGCCAACATCGAATCGGTCAGCGGCCTGGACCAGATCGCCAGATACGGCGCCTGCGGCATCGGGTTGTTCCGGACGGAATATCTCTTTTTGAGCAAGCCGCAACTGCCGACCGAAGATGAGCAATACACCATCTACCGTCAATTGCTGGATGCGGTCGGCAACGACCCGGTGATCATCCGCACGCTGGACATCGGCGGCGACAAGATGGAACAGTCCATCCAGCGTTATGCCGAAGCCAATCCGTTTCTCGGGCTGCGCGGTATCCGGCTGTGCCTGCATGAGTGCCGCGATCTGCTGCGCACCCAGTTGCGGGCGCTGCTGCGGGCTTCGGTGCACGGCACTCTGCGCGTCATGCTGCCGATGATCTCCTGTGTCGAAGAGGTTATCGAAGTCAAGGCGCTGATCAAGGAACTTCAACTGGAGCTGCGCGGCGAAAAGCGGGAATTTGCCGAACACCTGGAGCTGGGCGCGATGATCGAGACGCCGGTGGCGGCACTGATGGTCAACAGCCTGGCCGGACTGGTGGATTTCTTCAGTCTGGGCACCAACGACCTTATCCAGTATACGATGGCCATCGACCGCAGCAACGAGCGGGTCGCCTATCTCTATCAGCCGACTCATCCGGCCGTGCTGGAGCTGATCTGGCGCTGCGCCCAGGAAGCCCGGCGGCACAACATCTGGGTCAGCGTCTGCGGTCAGATGGCCGGCGATCCGCGCTTCACCGCGCTGTTGGTCGGTCTGGGAGTCCATGAATTGAGCATGCCGCCGCAGGCGGTGGCGCCGGTCCGGCGCGTCATCCGTCAAATGCGGCTTTATGAAGCGGAAGCGACGGCCCAGGCGGCGATGAGCTGTTCGACTGCGGACGATGCGATGAAAATCGCCGTCGACTTCCTCAACCAGGTGGCGCCGGAAATTTCCCAGTTGGTCGTCCAATAA
- a CDS encoding HPr family phosphocarrier protein — MQRQEQEVVIANSLGLHARPAALFVQLAQQFLSEIIVEKDGEEVNGKSPIGLLMLCAGAGSKLKIKAQGDDSSDALEAIVELINNKFGEE; from the coding sequence ATGCAAAGACAGGAACAAGAGGTGGTCATCGCCAATTCTCTGGGGCTGCATGCGCGTCCTGCCGCTCTATTCGTCCAACTGGCTCAGCAATTTCTCTCCGAAATCATTGTTGAAAAGGATGGTGAGGAGGTCAACGGCAAAAGCCCCATCGGACTGTTGATGCTCTGCGCCGGAGCCGGAAGCAAACTGAAAATCAAAGCGCAAGGCGACGACAGCTCCGATGCCCTCGAGGCGATTGTAGAGCTGATAAACAATAAATTCGGCGAGGAGTAG
- the eda gene encoding bifunctional 4-hydroxy-2-oxoglutarate aldolase/2-dehydro-3-deoxy-phosphogluconate aldolase, with protein MKEAYAKSLQQVAEKLAKFKIIPVLELEELDSGLKMCELLVENGLPVAEITFRTPAAEAIIRAAVKRFPEMYIGAGTILSPSDLQLAFEAGARFAVAPGFNPTVVRTAVAERLNFVPGICTPSEIEQAAEQGVRFMKFFPALASGGPAYLKAVAAPYRQLELQFMPTGGVTLDNAAEFFAVREVAAVGGTWLGRRADIVAGNWEAIAANIRAAVERAKTL; from the coding sequence ATGAAAGAAGCGTACGCGAAATCGTTGCAGCAGGTGGCGGAGAAATTGGCGAAGTTCAAAATCATTCCGGTGTTGGAGCTGGAGGAGTTGGACAGCGGTCTGAAGATGTGCGAACTGCTGGTGGAGAATGGTCTGCCGGTGGCGGAGATCACCTTCCGGACGCCGGCGGCCGAAGCGATCATCCGGGCGGCGGTCAAGCGGTTTCCCGAGATGTACATCGGCGCCGGGACCATCTTGTCCCCGAGCGATCTGCAGTTGGCCTTCGAAGCCGGCGCCAGATTCGCCGTCGCGCCCGGATTCAATCCGACGGTGGTACGGACGGCGGTGGCCGAGCGTCTCAATTTCGTGCCCGGCATTTGCACGCCGAGCGAGATCGAGCAGGCGGCCGAACAGGGCGTTCGCTTTATGAAGTTTTTTCCCGCCCTGGCTTCCGGCGGTCCGGCTTATCTGAAGGCGGTGGCCGCGCCGTACCGGCAGCTGGAACTGCAGTTCATGCCGACCGGCGGGGTGACGCTGGACAATGCCGCGGAATTTTTTGCCGTCCGCGAAGTGGCGGCGGTCGGTGGCACCTGGCTGGGGCGGCGGGCCGATATCGTCGCCGGCAACTGGGAGGCGATCGCCGCCAATATCCGGGCGGCGGTGGAACGCGCGAAAACGCTTTGA
- a CDS encoding acyl-[acyl-carrier-protein] thioesterase, translating to MNERLEQETGAPAAEWRTVVRHSECDRRGRLKLRSWFDFLQEAAAVHAEQLGVGVSMLLEHRMAWVLSRLKLVMETDLRIGDSVVVRTWPNGFHRLFAKRQYELFRAGRRVGYASSFWLLLEAASLRPLKPSALPRPFPDNSARPEFFPELDKLPAPELEAGRLECPVRESLMDVNGHLNNAEYAGFVQDFLAVVSPEWRTRQIQINYLNAIRAPDWLALHGGAANGVYRLAGDNPAGQLCFQAEIIG from the coding sequence TTGAACGAGAGACTGGAACAGGAAACGGGTGCGCCGGCGGCGGAGTGGCGGACGGTGGTCCGCCATAGTGAATGCGATCGCCGGGGCCGTCTGAAATTGCGCAGTTGGTTCGACTTTCTGCAGGAGGCGGCGGCGGTTCATGCCGAACAGCTCGGCGTCGGCGTCAGCATGTTGCTGGAACACCGGATGGCATGGGTGCTGTCGCGCCTGAAGCTGGTGATGGAAACGGATCTGCGGATCGGCGACTCGGTGGTGGTTCGTACCTGGCCGAACGGTTTCCATCGTCTGTTCGCCAAACGGCAATACGAATTGTTCCGGGCCGGCCGGCGGGTCGGTTATGCCTCAAGTTTCTGGCTGCTGTTGGAGGCGGCCAGTTTGCGGCCGCTGAAGCCGTCGGCGCTGCCGCGGCCGTTTCCGGACAACAGTGCCCGGCCGGAGTTCTTTCCCGAGCTCGACAAACTGCCGGCCCCGGAGCTGGAGGCGGGGCGGCTGGAGTGTCCGGTCCGGGAGTCGCTGATGGATGTCAACGGCCATCTCAACAATGCCGAATACGCCGGCTTTGTCCAGGATTTTCTGGCGGTCGTTTCGCCGGAATGGCGGACGCGGCAGATTCAGATCAATTACCTCAATGCGATCCGGGCGCCGGATTGGCTGGCGCTGCACGGCGGCGCGGCGAACGGCGTCTACCGCCTTGCCGGCGACAATCCGGCCGGACAGCTTTGCTTCCAGGCCGAAATCATCGGCTGA
- a CDS encoding NAD(P)H-dependent oxidoreductase subunit E translates to MTCACHRSETEPPQGLFQQYPEKKAALAAYIDSLPLEENPQRNRGFLIQSLHRAQHIFGYLPSEVQQYVGKRLGLQPADVYGVISFYSYFTDKPVGRYKINVCTGTACFVKGANKVLDEFKRYLNIREGESTPDGKFFLGALRCLGACSLAPVVMVNDRVYGNVTAKMVPDIINDCVE, encoded by the coding sequence ATGACTTGTGCGTGCCATCGGTCGGAAACGGAACCCCCGCAGGGTCTGTTTCAACAGTATCCGGAAAAAAAGGCGGCGTTGGCCGCCTACATCGACTCTTTGCCGCTGGAGGAAAATCCGCAGCGCAATCGCGGTTTTCTGATTCAATCGCTTCACCGGGCCCAGCATATCTTCGGTTACCTGCCGAGCGAGGTGCAGCAGTATGTGGGCAAGCGGCTCGGATTACAGCCGGCCGACGTGTACGGCGTCATCAGTTTTTATTCCTATTTTACCGACAAGCCGGTCGGCCGCTACAAGATCAATGTCTGTACCGGCACCGCCTGTTTCGTCAAAGGGGCGAACAAGGTGCTGGACGAGTTCAAGCGGTATTTGAATATCAGGGAAGGGGAAAGCACGCCGGACGGTAAATTTTTCCTCGGGGCATTGCGCTGTCTCGGCGCCTGCAGCCTGGCGCCGGTGGTCATGGTAAACGATCGGGTTTACGGCAATGTGACCGCCAAAATGGTTCCGGATATCATCAACGATTGTGTCGAATAA
- a CDS encoding NADH-ubiquinone oxidoreductase-F iron-sulfur binding region domain-containing protein gives MGTCGIAAGTGPVLAAIKSEIADRNLSNAIEVVEVGCMGLCHSEPTIQVIDNETGANTIYGEVTVPQVPAILATEPGDIAPGTRNLERSWYYPEDEERPSGTLQARIVLRNTGRVNPESLEEYLAQDGYQALAKAVTSMAPDAVIDEIVASGLRGRGGGGFPTGKKWQFAAAQPDGEKFMLCNADEGDPGAFMDRAVLEGDPHAVLEAMAIGGFAIGASTGIIYIRAEYPLAVKRLEIAIAQAEEAGLLGDRLFGSDFNFKIEIKYGAGAFVCGEETALIHSIEGMRGEPTFKPPFPAVQGLWKQPTVVNNVETYANIAAIIRNGADWFKRIGTAGSPGTKVFALAGKVNKVGLVEVPMGVKLRDIIFGLGDGIKNDRGFKAVQTGGPSGGCLTKDNLDAPIDYESLKALGSMMGSGGMIVMDEDDCMVSIARFFLEFTLDESCGKCTPCRVGNRRMFEMLDDICQGNGTLETLEKLKTLSRVIKDTALCGLGQTSPNPVLSTLANFEEEYRAHVVDNRCPAGVCSSLITYQINDKCVGCTLCARHCPVNCISGERKQKHFIDQTKCIKCGVCFQNCKFHAIDKD, from the coding sequence ATGGGTACTTGCGGCATCGCCGCCGGCACCGGGCCGGTTCTGGCGGCCATCAAGTCGGAAATTGCCGACCGCAATCTCAGCAACGCCATCGAAGTGGTCGAAGTCGGCTGCATGGGACTCTGCCACAGCGAACCGACCATTCAGGTCATCGACAATGAAACCGGCGCCAACACCATTTACGGCGAAGTGACCGTGCCGCAGGTGCCGGCCATTCTGGCGACGGAACCCGGCGACATCGCGCCGGGTACCCGCAATCTGGAGCGTTCCTGGTATTATCCGGAGGATGAGGAGCGGCCGTCCGGCACTTTGCAGGCCCGGATTGTCCTGCGCAACACCGGCCGGGTCAACCCGGAGTCGCTGGAGGAATATCTGGCGCAGGACGGCTATCAGGCGCTGGCCAAAGCCGTCACCTCGATGGCGCCGGATGCGGTCATCGATGAGATCGTCGCCTCCGGGCTGCGCGGCCGGGGCGGCGGCGGTTTCCCGACCGGCAAGAAATGGCAGTTTGCCGCGGCGCAGCCGGATGGCGAAAAGTTCATGCTCTGCAATGCCGACGAAGGCGACCCGGGTGCCTTCATGGACCGCGCCGTGCTCGAAGGCGATCCGCACGCGGTGCTGGAGGCGATGGCGATCGGCGGGTTTGCAATCGGCGCGTCCACCGGCATCATTTACATCCGGGCGGAATATCCGCTGGCGGTCAAACGGCTGGAAATCGCCATCGCTCAGGCTGAGGAGGCCGGTTTGCTGGGGGACAGGCTGTTCGGCAGCGATTTCAATTTCAAAATTGAGATCAAATACGGCGCCGGCGCTTTCGTCTGCGGCGAGGAGACTGCCTTGATCCATTCGATCGAAGGAATGCGCGGCGAACCGACCTTCAAGCCGCCGTTTCCGGCCGTCCAGGGCCTCTGGAAGCAGCCGACGGTGGTCAACAACGTCGAAACCTACGCCAATATCGCCGCGATCATCCGCAACGGCGCCGACTGGTTCAAGCGGATCGGTACTGCCGGTTCGCCGGGGACCAAGGTATTCGCGCTGGCCGGCAAAGTCAATAAAGTCGGGTTGGTCGAAGTGCCGATGGGGGTCAAATTGCGGGACATCATCTTCGGTCTGGGCGACGGGATCAAGAACGACCGGGGATTCAAAGCGGTGCAGACCGGCGGGCCTTCCGGCGGCTGCCTGACCAAAGACAATCTGGACGCGCCGATCGATTATGAATCGCTCAAGGCGCTGGGGTCGATGATGGGGTCCGGCGGCATGATCGTCATGGACGAGGATGACTGCATGGTCAGCATCGCCCGTTTCTTCCTGGAATTCACGCTGGACGAATCCTGCGGCAAGTGCACGCCGTGCCGGGTCGGCAACCGGCGGATGTTCGAAATGCTCGATGATATCTGCCAGGGCAACGGCACGCTGGAGACGCTGGAAAAATTGAAGACGCTGTCGCGGGTGATCAAGGACACGGCGCTGTGCGGCCTCGGGCAGACTTCGCCGAATCCGGTGTTGTCTACTTTGGCGAATTTCGAGGAGGAATATCGCGCCCATGTCGTCGACAACCGTTGTCCGGCCGGGGTTTGCAGCAGTCTGATCACCTATCAGATCAACGACAAATGCGTCGGCTGCACGTTGTGCGCCCGCCATTGTCCGGTCAATTGTATCAGCGGCGAACGCAAGCAGAAGCATTTCATCGATCAGACCAAGTGTATCAAATGCGGTGTCTGTTTCCAGAACTGTAAATTCCACGCCATCGACAAAGATTGA
- a CDS encoding NADH-dependent [FeFe] hydrogenase, group A6: MVNLIINNLPVAVEPGSTILEAAEKLDIKIPTLCHMKLDCFNVEHRTGSCRICVVEVAGRPNLAPACCTPVAEGMVVRTNTLRAINARRTILDLLLSDHPKDCLLCSKNLNCSLQRLAHELNLHHLLYKGEQSTYNRDLSSQAIARDLDKCIMCRRCETACNTIQTVGVLSGVNRGFQAVVAPAEFKPLAETQCVFCGQCVQACPVGALSEMSYKYDVWRVLNDETKKTVVQTAPAVRVALGEAFGMEPGSITTGKMVAALRMLGVDYVFDTDFAADLTIMEETHELIDRVKSGENLPILTSCCPGWVKFLEHQFPDLLYMPSTAKSPQQMFGAIAKTFFADRIGVKPENLAVVSVMPCLAKKYEASREEFRRNGVRDVDIVLSTRELADMIKEAGIMFKDLEDSDYDSPLGESTGAAVIFGSSGGVLEAALRTAADWLSGEDLQAVDFQAVRGLEGIKEATVEVAGLKLQVAVASGLGNARRLLEKIRRGEADYQAIEIMACPGGCLNGGGQPYIMGDTSVLEKRRRALYRDDQGKTLRKSHLNPAIQALYKEFLGEPGSHLAHELLHTAYTARE, encoded by the coding sequence ATGGTCAATTTGATAATCAATAATTTGCCGGTGGCGGTCGAACCGGGCAGTACGATTCTGGAAGCCGCGGAAAAGCTGGATATCAAGATTCCGACGCTGTGCCATATGAAGCTGGATTGCTTCAATGTCGAGCATCGGACCGGCTCCTGCCGCATCTGCGTCGTCGAAGTGGCCGGCCGGCCCAACCTGGCGCCGGCGTGCTGTACGCCGGTGGCGGAGGGCATGGTGGTGCGGACCAACACGCTGCGGGCGATCAATGCCAGGCGCACCATCCTGGATCTGCTGCTGTCCGACCATCCGAAGGATTGTCTGCTCTGTTCCAAGAACTTGAATTGCAGCCTGCAGCGGCTGGCCCATGAGTTGAATCTGCATCATCTGCTGTACAAGGGCGAACAGTCGACCTACAACCGCGATCTGTCCAGCCAGGCGATTGCTCGGGACCTGGACAAATGCATCATGTGCCGGCGCTGCGAAACCGCCTGCAATACGATTCAGACCGTCGGGGTGCTTTCCGGCGTCAACCGCGGTTTCCAGGCGGTGGTGGCGCCGGCGGAATTCAAACCGCTGGCCGAGACGCAGTGTGTCTTTTGCGGACAATGCGTCCAGGCTTGTCCGGTCGGCGCTTTGAGCGAGATGAGTTACAAATACGATGTCTGGCGGGTGCTGAACGACGAGACGAAGAAGACCGTCGTCCAGACGGCGCCGGCGGTCCGGGTGGCGCTCGGCGAAGCTTTCGGCATGGAGCCGGGATCGATCACCACCGGCAAGATGGTGGCGGCGCTGCGGATGCTCGGGGTCGACTATGTGTTCGACACCGATTTCGCCGCCGATCTGACGATCATGGAAGAGACGCATGAGTTGATCGACCGGGTGAAGAGCGGTGAGAATCTGCCGATTCTGACCAGTTGCTGTCCCGGCTGGGTGAAATTCCTCGAACACCAATTCCCGGACCTGCTGTATATGCCGTCGACCGCCAAATCGCCGCAGCAGATGTTCGGCGCGATTGCCAAGACGTTCTTTGCCGACCGCATCGGCGTCAAGCCGGAAAATCTGGCGGTGGTGTCGGTGATGCCGTGCCTGGCGAAGAAATACGAGGCGTCCCGTGAGGAATTCCGCCGCAACGGCGTCCGCGATGTCGATATCGTGCTGTCGACCCGTGAATTGGCCGATATGATCAAGGAAGCCGGTATCATGTTCAAAGATCTGGAGGATTCCGATTACGACAGCCCGCTGGGCGAATCGACCGGCGCGGCGGTGATTTTCGGCTCTTCCGGCGGCGTGCTGGAAGCGGCGCTGCGGACGGCGGCCGACTGGCTGAGCGGCGAAGATTTGCAAGCGGTCGATTTCCAGGCGGTGCGCGGTTTGGAAGGCATCAAGGAGGCGACGGTGGAAGTGGCCGGTTTGAAGTTGCAGGTTGCGGTGGCGTCCGGCCTGGGCAATGCCCGGAGACTGCTGGAAAAAATCCGCCGAGGCGAAGCCGATTATCAGGCGATTGAGATCATGGCCTGTCCCGGCGGCTGCCTGAATGGCGGCGGCCAGCCGTACATTATGGGAGACACGTCGGTTCTGGAGAAACGGCGTCGGGCGCTCTACCGGGATGATCAGGGCAAGACGTTGCGGAAATCGCATTTGAATCCGGCGATTCAAGCGTTGTACAAGGAATTCCTCGGCGAACCGGGCAGCCATTTGGCGCATGAACTGCTCCACACCGCTTATACGGCCAGAGAATGA